The Terriglobia bacterium genome contains a region encoding:
- a CDS encoding NADH-quinone oxidoreductase subunit M, which produces MNPFGNQLLNVVTYLPLAGAVLLLFLDKEKKELIARFATVVAGLGFLVSLPLWFAWSAAPKDAFGFRFVQEARWVESIGARYVVGVDGISMLLILLTTLLGFISVLSSWTAITERVKEYYFFMLLLQTGMIGVFVSLDFFLFYVFWEVMLVPMYFLIGIWGGPRRLYAAIKFFLYTLLGSVLMLLGILALYFYHGSVTGTYTFDVRVLQAMGAWKDWFDLQYWVWLAFFVGFAIKVPMFPFHTWLPDAHVEAPTAGSVILAGVLLKMGTYGFVRFSLPILPDATRYFLPWALGLCVVGIIYGAMVAMVQKDWKKLVAYSSVSHLGFCMLGVFALNYQGIVGGVLQMLNHGLSTGALFLIVGLVYERRHTRLIADYGGVSKVMPVFAVFFMLMTLSSIGMPAIPGNGFVGEFTILLGAFRLPQKYWAVLGATGIVLGAAYMLWLYQRTMFGKIENPENLKLKDLNFREIMTLVPLTIAAFWIGLYPAPFFRILDEPVNRVVQQVEKTQVYPQGIAGIFPAVPDVARVLRDRAPEGVPARDGATEAR; this is translated from the coding sequence ATGAACCCTTTCGGCAATCAGCTGCTCAACGTCGTCACCTACCTCCCGCTCGCGGGGGCGGTCCTCCTCCTCTTCCTCGACAAGGAGAAGAAGGAGCTGATCGCGAGGTTCGCGACGGTCGTGGCGGGGCTCGGGTTCCTCGTCAGCCTTCCCCTCTGGTTCGCGTGGAGCGCGGCGCCGAAGGACGCGTTCGGCTTCCGGTTCGTCCAGGAGGCCCGCTGGGTGGAATCCATCGGCGCGAGATACGTGGTGGGCGTCGACGGGATCTCGATGCTGCTGATCCTGCTCACGACCCTCCTCGGGTTCATCTCGGTCCTGTCGTCCTGGACCGCCATCACGGAGCGGGTGAAGGAGTACTACTTCTTCATGCTCCTGCTGCAGACCGGGATGATCGGCGTGTTCGTCAGCCTCGACTTCTTCCTGTTCTACGTCTTCTGGGAGGTCATGCTGGTCCCGATGTACTTCCTGATCGGGATCTGGGGAGGTCCTCGCAGGCTCTACGCCGCCATCAAGTTCTTCCTCTACACGCTGCTCGGATCGGTCCTGATGCTCCTCGGCATCCTGGCGCTCTACTTCTACCACGGCAGCGTCACCGGAACCTACACGTTCGACGTGCGCGTACTGCAGGCCATGGGGGCCTGGAAGGACTGGTTCGATCTCCAGTACTGGGTCTGGCTCGCTTTCTTCGTCGGGTTCGCCATCAAGGTCCCGATGTTCCCGTTCCATACCTGGCTCCCGGACGCCCACGTGGAGGCCCCCACCGCGGGGTCCGTGATCCTGGCGGGCGTCCTCCTGAAGATGGGAACCTACGGGTTCGTGAGGTTCAGCCTGCCGATCCTGCCCGACGCCACCCGGTACTTCCTCCCCTGGGCGCTCGGCCTGTGCGTCGTCGGGATCATCTACGGGGCGATGGTCGCCATGGTGCAAAAGGACTGGAAGAAGCTGGTGGCGTACTCCTCGGTGAGCCACCTCGGCTTCTGCATGCTCGGCGTGTTCGCCCTGAACTACCAGGGGATCGTAGGCGGCGTGCTCCAGATGCTGAACCACGGGCTGTCCACCGGCGCGCTGTTCCTCATCGTCGGCCTGGTGTACGAACGGCGGCACACGAGGCTGATCGCCGACTACGGGGGGGTCTCGAAGGTGATGCCGGTCTTCGCGGTGTTCTTCATGCTGATGACCCTGTCGTCCATCGGCATGCCAGCGATCCCAGGCAACGGCTTCGTCGGCGAGTTCACGATCCTCCTCGGGGCGTTCCGCCTCCCGCAGAAGTACTGGGCGGTGCTCGGCGCCACCGGCATCGTGCTGGGGGCTGCGTACATGCTCTGGCTCTACCAGAGGACGATGTTCGGCAAGATCGAGAACCCGGAGAACCTCAAGCTCAAGGACCTGAATTTCCGCGAGATCATGACCCTCGTCCCGCTGACGATCGCGGCGTTCTGGATCGGCCTGTATCCCGCGCCGTTCTTCAGGATCCTGGACGAGCCGGTGAACCGCGTGGTCCAGCAGGTGGAGAAGACCCAAGTCTATCCGCAAGGGATCGCGGGGATCTTCCCCGCGGTGCCCGACGTGGCCCGGGTGCTCCGCGACCGCGCTCCCGAGGGCGTCCCGGCCAGGGACGGTGCGACCGAGGCTCGGTGA
- a CDS encoding NADH-quinone oxidoreductase subunit N, translating to MGGFDPGAAVQNLTWLKPELLLVVVGFVLLGLSVVLPQDRRRAIAAVALVGVVAVAVLLAAYGPAVPGAGPKVLAGPGVRTFIDAEGRSAYVTDGFSIVFKIIFLIGAALAILMAVRFLDDEGAQSGEFYAMVVFAVLGMMLLASGNDFAVLYIGLETMALSVYVLVGFTKGNRKSNEAALKYFLLGVFASAILLYGVSLVYGTTGTYNLDGVAMAIAGGETGPRSLLEIGAILVLVGMAFKVAAVPFHMWTPDAYEGAPTPVTAFISTAAKAAAFAMFLRVFLRGFYGLAADWTPLLVVLAIASMTLGNVVAILQDNVKRMLAYSSIAHAGYMLLGLIAVGAARGDALTQRYGMTAVVLYLLVYTFTNMGAFGMVAMLRRREIVGDRVEDFRGLARTNPLAAVTMLVFLLSLAGIPSTAGFIGKWWLFGSAVKADYAWLAVIAVVNSAISLYYYARLVVAMYMTAPETEHRVVVSVPLAAALTVSLAFTLIIGVYPQPFIRFAQYALLPLAAP from the coding sequence ATGGGCGGATTCGACCCGGGCGCGGCCGTCCAGAACCTCACCTGGCTCAAGCCCGAGCTGCTCCTCGTCGTGGTGGGGTTCGTGCTCCTCGGGCTGTCGGTCGTGCTGCCTCAGGATCGCCGCCGCGCCATCGCAGCCGTGGCCCTCGTCGGAGTGGTGGCGGTCGCCGTGCTCCTCGCCGCGTACGGGCCGGCGGTGCCGGGGGCGGGACCCAAGGTCTTGGCCGGTCCCGGTGTGCGCACGTTCATCGACGCCGAGGGGAGATCGGCGTACGTGACCGACGGCTTCTCGATCGTCTTCAAGATCATCTTCCTGATAGGGGCGGCACTGGCGATCCTGATGGCGGTTCGATTCCTCGACGACGAGGGGGCGCAGTCGGGGGAGTTCTACGCCATGGTGGTGTTCGCGGTGCTCGGCATGATGCTGCTCGCCTCGGGGAACGACTTCGCCGTGCTCTACATCGGCCTCGAGACCATGGCGCTGTCGGTCTACGTGCTGGTAGGGTTCACCAAGGGGAACCGCAAGTCCAACGAGGCCGCGCTGAAGTATTTCCTCCTCGGGGTGTTCGCCTCGGCGATCCTCCTGTACGGCGTCTCGCTGGTCTACGGTACGACCGGCACTTACAACCTGGACGGCGTCGCGATGGCGATCGCCGGGGGGGAGACGGGGCCGCGGAGCTTGCTCGAGATCGGCGCGATCCTGGTGCTGGTGGGCATGGCGTTCAAGGTCGCGGCGGTACCGTTCCACATGTGGACCCCCGACGCGTACGAGGGCGCGCCGACGCCGGTCACCGCGTTCATCTCGACTGCGGCGAAGGCCGCCGCGTTCGCCATGTTCCTCCGCGTGTTCCTCCGCGGGTTCTACGGCCTCGCGGCGGACTGGACGCCGCTCCTGGTCGTGCTGGCGATCGCGTCGATGACCCTCGGCAACGTCGTGGCGATCCTCCAGGACAACGTCAAGAGGATGCTGGCGTACTCGTCCATCGCCCACGCGGGCTACATGCTGCTCGGCCTGATCGCCGTGGGGGCAGCACGCGGGGACGCTCTCACCCAGCGCTACGGGATGACCGCGGTGGTCCTGTACCTCCTGGTCTACACATTCACCAACATGGGTGCCTTCGGGATGGTCGCGATGCTCAGGCGGCGCGAGATCGTCGGCGACCGGGTCGAGGACTTCCGGGGGCTCGCGCGCACCAACCCGCTGGCGGCGGTCACGATGCTGGTGTTCCTGCTTTCACTGGCCGGCATCCCGTCCACGGCAGGTTTCATCGGGAAGTGGTGGCTGTTCGGCTCTGCGGTGAAGGCGGATTACGCGTGGCTCGCCGTCATCGCCGTGGTGAACAGCGCGATCTCCCTCTACTACTACGCCCGTCTCGTGGTGGCGATGTACATGACCGCGCCGGAGACCGAGCACCGGGTGGTCGTGTCGGTCCCGCTCGCCGCCGCGCTCACGGTCTCGCTCGCCTTCACGCTGATCATCGGCGTGTACCCCCAGCCATTCATCCGTTTCGCTCAGTACGCGCTGCTGCCCCTCGCGGCACCGTAG
- a CDS encoding AtpZ/AtpI family protein, producing MSGPVEVEPGSSGPSPWSYVGLGFEIAVPLLLGVVLGRRLDVWLGTGPWLLLVGAALGMAAGFLAFFRTVLPPRGGAGDGVR from the coding sequence GTGAGCGGACCGGTCGAGGTCGAGCCGGGATCGTCGGGGCCTTCGCCCTGGTCCTACGTCGGGTTGGGGTTCGAGATCGCCGTGCCGCTGCTCCTCGGGGTGGTGCTCGGGCGCCGCTTGGATGTGTGGCTCGGGACCGGGCCGTGGCTGCTCCTCGTCGGAGCGGCGCTGGGGATGGCCGCGGGCTTCCTGGCCTTCTTCCGGACGGTGCTGCCCCCGCGAGGGGGAGCGGGGGACGGAGTGCGATGA
- the atpB gene encoding F0F1 ATP synthase subunit A — translation MSGAEAHAAQQAPATFNAGEHILHHILDSNEIEVPFTQAVIHLPRIEIAGYDFSITRNVVMMWIAGVLLLAILGLAARRSKDPVPRGLRGLLEMLVLFVRDEIAHKNIPRHADRYVGYLLSTFFFILTCNLLGLVPGFSTPTSGISVTAGLAAMAFVMVQASGIREFGFLGHFRNLLPHGLPVWLIPIMLPVEFLGMFTKPFALCIRLFANMTAGHVVILSLISLIFIMKTAFMATVSVPFALFIYLLEILVAFLQAYIFTMLTSLFIGMAVHPAH, via the coding sequence ATGAGCGGAGCCGAAGCGCACGCGGCGCAGCAGGCGCCGGCGACCTTCAACGCCGGCGAGCACATCCTGCACCACATCCTCGACTCCAACGAAATCGAGGTCCCCTTCACACAGGCGGTGATCCACCTGCCGCGGATCGAGATCGCGGGCTACGACTTCTCGATCACGCGCAACGTGGTCATGATGTGGATCGCCGGGGTGTTGCTCCTGGCGATCCTCGGCCTCGCGGCGAGGCGGTCCAAGGACCCGGTCCCCCGGGGACTCCGCGGTCTCCTCGAGATGCTCGTCCTGTTCGTGCGGGACGAGATCGCCCACAAGAACATCCCACGTCATGCCGATCGGTACGTGGGATACCTCCTCTCCACGTTTTTCTTCATCCTGACGTGCAACCTGCTGGGGCTCGTCCCCGGATTCTCGACGCCCACCTCGGGGATCAGCGTCACCGCCGGCCTCGCGGCCATGGCTTTCGTCATGGTGCAGGCTTCGGGGATTCGGGAATTCGGGTTCCTCGGCCACTTCCGCAACCTGTTGCCCCACGGCCTCCCGGTCTGGCTGATTCCGATCATGCTCCCCGTGGAGTTCCTCGGGATGTTCACCAAGCCGTTCGCGCTGTGCATCCGGCTCTTCGCCAACATGACCGCGGGGCACGTGGTGATCCTGAGCTTGATCTCCCTGATCTTCATCATGAAGACGGCGTTCATGGCGACCGTGTCGGTGCCGTTCGCGCTGTTCATCTACCTGCTCGAGATCCTGGTGGCCTTTCTGCAGGCGTACATCTTCACGATGCTGACGTCACTTTTCATCGGTATGGCCGTGCACCCGGCGCACTGA
- the atpE gene encoding ATP synthase F0 subunit C, with translation MEHLNLNLALAFLGAGLGAGLAIIGAGAGIGRLAASAMDGIARQPQAAGLIQTAMIVSAALIEGATLFALVICIILAFK, from the coding sequence ATGGAGCATCTGAATCTGAATCTGGCCCTTGCGTTCCTCGGAGCGGGTCTGGGAGCGGGACTGGCGATCATCGGCGCGGGGGCCGGCATCGGCCGCCTCGCCGCGAGCGCGATGGACGGCATCGCGCGCCAGCCTCAGGCCGCTGGACTGATCCAGACGGCGATGATCGTCTCCGCGGCGCTGATCGAGGGGGCCACGCTTTTCGCGCTGGTGATCTGCATCATCCTCGCGTTCAAGTAG
- the atpF gene encoding F0F1 ATP synthase subunit B — MWRRFLVPLALACLATATAAAEAEGGGGSSALITPKIGTVFWTVVTFLALAIFLRIVAWNPLLGAIDRRERMIRESQDQARQDREEAAALLEQHRQILGKARQERLEAVEAGRKDAERLKAEILDDARRQREQTLKQTESQVETALRQAQGELRAAAADLAVRAASKLVASSLDESAQRRLVEEYLADLESQAGPSGSLPS; from the coding sequence ATGTGGCGTCGATTCCTCGTCCCGCTGGCGTTGGCGTGCCTCGCCACCGCGACGGCCGCCGCGGAGGCGGAGGGGGGAGGGGGCAGCAGCGCCCTGATCACTCCGAAGATCGGGACCGTCTTCTGGACGGTGGTGACGTTCCTCGCGCTGGCGATCTTCCTTCGCATCGTCGCCTGGAACCCTCTCTTGGGAGCCATCGATAGGCGGGAGCGGATGATCCGCGAGAGCCAGGACCAGGCCCGACAGGATCGCGAGGAGGCCGCCGCCCTGCTCGAGCAGCACCGGCAGATCCTCGGGAAGGCACGCCAGGAACGACTGGAGGCGGTCGAGGCCGGCCGGAAGGACGCGGAGCGGCTCAAGGCCGAGATCCTCGACGACGCCCGCCGCCAGCGCGAGCAGACCTTGAAGCAGACCGAATCGCAGGTCGAGACCGCCTTGCGGCAGGCGCAGGGTGAGCTGAGGGCGGCGGCGGCGGACCTGGCGGTCCGCGCCGCCTCGAAGCTCGTGGCCTCGAGCCTGGACGAATCCGCGCAGCGCAGGCTCGTCGAGGAGTACCTGGCCGACCTGGAGAGTCAGGCCGGTCCGTCGGGCTCCTTGCCGTCCTGA